The genomic DNA AGACTTCTCTACATGATCCAACTAATATAGAGTTTATCATGATTGGTCAGCTAGATAAAGGGGCTTTTGTTCTAGGCGATAACCATGATATGATTCTAGAAGTTTTTAGCAATAATAATTTAGTAAAAAAATACATCAATACTGAATTTGTAACTGGTTTAGGTAGTCTAGATAATGATGGCCTTAAAATTAAATACTCATTTGACATTTCTCAGGAAAATTTAGGACTAGATAGCGGCTCCTATAGCTTTAGAATATATTCCACTGGAGAAATGTTTTCTGATGTAGACCCCTACGAAATATTTGTTACTTATCTAAGTAATTCTAAATACGTCTCATCAAAAAATGTAGTAGAAGAAGGTAATATGTATTTAACTTTATATTACCCAGATAAAAATTATGACTATCTAGTTCCCGTTTCCCGAAAAATACCTTATACCAATAAAACTATTAGGACAAGCATCGATAATCTACTTTTAGGTCCAGACCCTTCACTGGGTCTATGCAGTGATGCCCCTATACCCCATGTCCCTAGAATACGAGTTAAAAATAAAACAGCATATCTCTATCTTCCCAAGGATATTGGGAAATTTGATAAAGACTCACCCCTTAGTAAATTTGCATTAAACTCCTTTGTCAATACTTTGACGGGAATAGATGGAGTGGATGCTGTAAAATTCCTAAAAGGTAGCAGAGAAACAAATACATTTTTTAATGGAACCAACACTAAGGAAGCATTTAAAAAAATAGACTCCCCAAGAATATTTTTGGGTCTTGAAACGGATACTGATAAATTTTTACTAACCCCCATTAAACTGGAGGAAAAAAATATGGATATAGATAACCTAGTCCCTATAGTCTTTAATTCCTTAAAAACTTGTACTGTAAATGCTACTCATCATAATAAATTATTAGGTACTATCCCTGAGAATGTAGAGCTTTTAAATTATAAATACAATAACGAAGAGTTAACTTTAAATTTTAATAGTAATTTTCTACTTGCCTATAGCAAAAGAATGGATATCCAAAGTATGATGGTAGATAGCATAATATATTCCTTTACTAGTATACCTGAAATCAGTAAAGTATCTATCCTAGTAGATGGTGACATTGTTGATTCTATTAATGGCATAGACATCTCCCATCCTTTAGTGGCTCCTCAATTTATAAATGTTGAAAATTAGAACAATATAGATTTCAGTCAAAAAATAAACTGGTCATCTTACTTATCCCTTTGATTATTTTTAAATATGCCTTAAGCAAAAAAATTTGGCGCCCTTGGGCGCCATTAATATATTAGAATCAGTTACACATCGTAAATCGTAAACAATAACCAACTATGAAGTATATAATACTTTAGTTGATTATGTACAGAATACGAATTAAGATTACTCTTCTTTAAATTATAATACATATTTATATTCTTTATACATTAATTTTTAAATTTTTTACATAAATTTAATTTTATTTTGTGCATTGCTCTAAAATATCCCATACTTCTTTATTAACTTTTTTTATTTTTACTGGTTTCAGATCTTTATTTACAAAACCATGGATTGTTTTCCCACTGGCTAGAAGAACATCGTCTTCTTTTCTTATAACTTCATAACTAAAGGTAATTCTAATACCCTTTAAAGTATCAATTTTAGTTCTAATGATAATTTCATCATAATATTTTGCTGGTTTTATATACCTACATGAACTCTCAGTTACAGGTAGTATTATACCTTCTTCCTCAAGTCTTCTATATGTATACCCTAGAGAACTGAAAAACTCAGATCTTCCTACCTCAAACCATGTATAGTAGTTGCCATGATAAACTATACCCATTTGATCTGTTTCTCCATATCGAACTCTAATCAAAGCATCATTTGTATACATATAATTCCTCCTTCAGATATCTGCTAAAGCACCCTTGCTTTCCCACTATATACTAAACCTCTTATTGAATCAACAGTTATTATTTGATCATCTTCTAAAAGTCTTGTTGCAGTTTCAGCCCCAACTATAACTGGTTTTCCTAAACTCAACCCAGCTATGGCAGCATGAGAAGAAAGTCCGGCTTCCTCTACAATGATAGCTGACGCCTTCTCCATATATTTTATCATATCTTTATCCGTAGCAATAGTAACTAAAATATCCCCTTCTTCAAACTTGGATTCAAGTTCTGAAGAAGTCATTACATTACAAACTTTACCTGCCGCCGCACTTTTTCCTACTCCCATTCCCTTGATCAATATCTCTCCAACGATATGCACCTTAATTAGATTAGTTGCTCCTGCTACTCCAACAGGTACTCCAGCTGTTATAACCACAAGATCTCCATTTTCTATATATCCATATTCCTTAGCCTTGCTAATAGATAGATCAAATATCTCATCAGTTGAATCTACATCCTTAATTAAAACAGGCTGAACACCCCATACAAGTATCATTCTTCTTAATATTTCTGGTGAAGTAGTGGCTGCAATGATTGGTGCCTTAGGTCTAAACTTAGAAACCATTCTGGCAGTAAAGCCTGAAGAAGTAGCACTTATGATTGCTGACGCTCCTAAATCATGGGCTGTTGTACATGTTGCATGGCTAACCGCATAAGTTACACTAGTCTCTTTATGGGCAGCTCTTTTTTGTAATATTCCTTCATAGTCTAATGACTGCTCAGTTCGCTCTGCAATATTTGCCATGGTTTTAACTGACTCTATAGGATATTTCCCAGCTGCTGTTTCTCCAGAAAGCATGATGGCATCTGTTCCATCGAAAATTGCATTTGCCACATCGGTTACTTCTGCTCTAGTTGGCCTCGGGTTTCTCATCATTGAATCAAGCATTTGAGTTGCAGTAATAACGGGTTTACCTGCCTTATTACATTTAGATATCATCTCTTTTTGTGCCAATGGTACCATTTCAGTCGGGATCTCAACCCCTAGGTCTCCTCTAGCTACCATAATTCCATCGGATACCTCGATAATCTCGTCAATATTATCAAGGCCCTCCTGATTCTCAATTTTTGATATTATTTGTATTTGATGAGCATTATTTCTTTCTAAAATCCTTCTTATCTCATGAACATCCTCTGCCTTACGTATAAACGAAGCAGCTATAAAATCAATTCCATTATTTATTCCGAACTCTATATCACTTATATCCTTTTCAGTTATTGCGGGAAGATTTATCTTTACCCCCGGTACATTTACACCTTTCTTATTCTTAACTATCCCACCATTTTTTATTTTACATTTAATATCCTTATCATCAAGTACATCTATTACCTCAAGCTCTATCAATCCATCATCAATTAGAATCCTATCTCCAGCTTTTACATCCTTTGGTAATTTGTCATATGTAATACTACATTTTGTTTCATCTCCCGATATCTCTTCAGTAGTTAATATAAATTCTTGTCCTTCGATTA from Maledivibacter sp. includes the following:
- a CDS encoding GerMN domain-containing protein, coding for MLKTFFNLFLIVIICFSASIMPLNTSLFNLPNNLFKSITLSKPSNEVETLSSSYETNIAKTSLHDPTNIEFIMIGQLDKGAFVLGDNHDMILEVFSNNNLVKKYINTEFVTGLGSLDNDGLKIKYSFDISQENLGLDSGSYSFRIYSTGEMFSDVDPYEIFVTYLSNSKYVSSKNVVEEGNMYLTLYYPDKNYDYLVPVSRKIPYTNKTIRTSIDNLLLGPDPSLGLCSDAPIPHVPRIRVKNKTAYLYLPKDIGKFDKDSPLSKFALNSFVNTLTGIDGVDAVKFLKGSRETNTFFNGTNTKEAFKKIDSPRIFLGLETDTDKFLLTPIKLEEKNMDIDNLVPIVFNSLKTCTVNATHHNKLLGTIPENVELLNYKYNNEELTLNFNSNFLLAYSKRMDIQSMMVDSIIYSFTSIPEISKVSILVDGDIVDSINGIDISHPLVAPQFINVEN
- a CDS encoding acyl-CoA thioesterase, with the protein product MYTNDALIRVRYGETDQMGIVYHGNYYTWFEVGRSEFFSSLGYTYRRLEEEGIILPVTESSCRYIKPAKYYDEIIIRTKIDTLKGIRITFSYEVIRKEDDVLLASGKTIHGFVNKDLKPVKIKKVNKEVWDILEQCTK
- the pyk gene encoding pyruvate kinase translates to MRKTKIVCTIGPASESKEIFGTLVENGLNVARLNFSHGNHEEHLERIDMIKEVRGELNIPVAILLDTKGPEIRTGNFEKGIVELIEGQEFILTTEEISGDETKCSITYDKLPKDVKAGDRILIDDGLIELEVIDVLDDKDIKCKIKNGGIVKNKKGVNVPGVKINLPAITEKDISDIEFGINNGIDFIAASFIRKAEDVHEIRRILERNNAHQIQIISKIENQEGLDNIDEIIEVSDGIMVARGDLGVEIPTEMVPLAQKEMISKCNKAGKPVITATQMLDSMMRNPRPTRAEVTDVANAIFDGTDAIMLSGETAAGKYPIESVKTMANIAERTEQSLDYEGILQKRAAHKETSVTYAVSHATCTTAHDLGASAIISATSSGFTARMVSKFRPKAPIIAATTSPEILRRMILVWGVQPVLIKDVDSTDEIFDLSISKAKEYGYIENGDLVVITAGVPVGVAGATNLIKVHIVGEILIKGMGVGKSAAAGKVCNVMTSSELESKFEEGDILVTIATDKDMIKYMEKASAIIVEEAGLSSHAAIAGLSLGKPVIVGAETATRLLEDDQIITVDSIRGLVYSGKARVL